Proteins encoded within one genomic window of Cellulomonas xiejunii:
- a CDS encoding heavy metal translocating P-type ATPase has translation MRLRLLAYPVVLATLAVALVGGVLELSGHGTAARWVVSAFAAVVVVRQVRGMVADLRAGSYGVDLLAATAIVATVAVGEYWAALVVCLMLSGGEALEDYAAGRARRELTGLLENAPRTAHLRDGAGQPVDVPVERVAVGDLLVVRPFEVVPVDGVLESDGATLDESSLTGESLPVEHARGDGLLSGSVNGGDAIEVRATAAAAQSQYQRIIELVREAQDSKAPFVRLADRVAVPFTLGALALAVGAWLVSGDPTRLAEVLVVATPCPLIIAAPVAFMGGMSRAARAGIIVKSSGTLEQLARARTAAFDKTGTLTYGQPRVTQIHAEGMDTDRLLRLAAAVEQYSSHPLADAVVDRARQDGHPVPAADDVEEVPAHGVRGTVDGQVVVVGSARYVARETGATPPRPAGVTGVHVAVDGHYAGYLALADELRAETRATMASLRRAGIRTTIMLTGDGEHVARHIADQAGIDDVRADLLPQDKVEAIRTARPRPVMMVGDGVNDAPVLAAADVGIAMGARGASAASESADVVITVDDLARAAQAVHIGRRTMRVAWQAIGIGITLSVGLMVLAATGGLPALAGAWLQEAVDLATILWALLAVRPSRSERAEGVRMAAELTGAGADPALTR, from the coding sequence ATGCGCTTGCGCCTGCTCGCCTACCCGGTCGTGCTCGCGACGCTCGCCGTCGCGCTCGTCGGTGGTGTGCTGGAGCTGAGCGGGCACGGGACGGCGGCCCGCTGGGTGGTGTCCGCCTTCGCGGCCGTCGTCGTGGTGCGCCAGGTGCGCGGGATGGTGGCCGACCTGCGGGCCGGGAGCTACGGGGTCGACCTGCTCGCCGCGACGGCGATCGTCGCGACGGTCGCGGTCGGCGAGTACTGGGCGGCGCTGGTCGTGTGCCTGATGCTGTCCGGCGGTGAGGCGCTCGAGGACTATGCGGCCGGACGCGCCCGACGGGAGCTGACCGGGCTGCTGGAGAACGCCCCGCGCACGGCGCACCTGCGCGACGGCGCCGGGCAGCCCGTGGACGTGCCCGTCGAGCGGGTGGCCGTCGGCGACCTGCTCGTGGTCCGGCCGTTCGAGGTGGTGCCGGTCGACGGCGTGCTGGAGTCCGACGGCGCCACCCTGGACGAGTCGTCGCTGACCGGCGAGTCCCTGCCCGTCGAGCACGCGCGCGGCGACGGGCTGCTGTCCGGGTCGGTCAACGGCGGCGACGCGATCGAGGTGCGGGCGACCGCCGCCGCGGCCCAGTCCCAGTACCAGCGCATCATCGAGCTGGTGCGCGAGGCGCAGGACTCCAAGGCGCCGTTCGTCCGCCTGGCCGACCGGGTCGCGGTGCCGTTCACGCTGGGCGCGCTCGCGCTGGCCGTCGGGGCGTGGCTCGTGTCCGGCGACCCCACGCGGCTGGCCGAGGTGCTCGTCGTGGCGACGCCGTGCCCGCTGATCATCGCCGCACCCGTGGCGTTCATGGGCGGCATGTCACGCGCCGCGCGTGCGGGGATCATCGTCAAGAGCAGCGGCACCCTCGAGCAGCTGGCCCGCGCGCGCACGGCGGCCTTCGACAAGACCGGCACGCTCACGTACGGGCAGCCGCGGGTCACGCAGATCCACGCCGAGGGCATGGACACCGACCGGCTGCTGCGGCTCGCGGCCGCCGTGGAGCAGTACTCGAGCCACCCGCTGGCCGACGCGGTCGTCGACCGCGCACGGCAGGACGGGCACCCGGTGCCGGCCGCCGACGACGTCGAGGAGGTGCCCGCCCACGGCGTGCGCGGGACGGTGGACGGTCAGGTCGTCGTGGTGGGCAGCGCCCGCTACGTCGCGCGCGAGACCGGTGCCACGCCACCGCGCCCCGCCGGGGTGACCGGCGTGCACGTCGCCGTCGACGGGCACTACGCGGGGTACCTGGCGCTGGCCGACGAGCTGCGCGCGGAGACGCGCGCGACGATGGCGTCCCTGCGCCGGGCGGGCATCCGCACCACGATCATGCTCACGGGCGACGGCGAGCACGTCGCGCGCCACATCGCCGACCAGGCCGGCATCGACGACGTCCGCGCCGACCTGCTCCCGCAGGACAAGGTGGAGGCGATCCGCACGGCGCGACCCCGTCCGGTGATGATGGTCGGCGACGGCGTGAACGACGCCCCCGTGCTGGCGGCCGCCGACGTCGGCATCGCGATGGGCGCGCGCGGCGCGAGCGCCGCCAGCGAGTCCGCCGACGTGGTCATCACGGTCGACGACCTGGCCCGTGCGGCGCAGGCCGTGCACATCGGCCGGCGCACCATGCGCGTCGCCTGGCAGGCGATCGGCATCGGCATCACGCTGTCCGTCGGCCTCATGGTCCTCGCCGCGACGGGCGGGCTGCCCGCCCTCGCCGGTGCGTGGCTGCAGGAGGCCGTGGACCTCGCCACGATCCTGTGGGCGCTGCTGGCGGTACGCCCCAGCCGGTCCGAGCGCGCGGAGGGCGTGCGGATGGCCGCCGAGCTGACGGGTGCGGGCGCCGACCCCGCACTCACCCGGTAA
- a CDS encoding SMP-30/gluconolactonase/LRE family protein, whose amino-acid sequence MRSRLTTALATVAALTLVTAVPASAHGPHGHGSERPTTYLLDPVGPAADDVYPEGIATRGDDFYVSSTTDGTIYRGNLDDPTATPFLPGGQDGRAMAVGLKVDGRTLLVAGGATGRVWAYDLRTRELTGSWQVVQDGTPTFVNDLAVSPRGDVYVTDSMRPVLYRIAARERTTTGTELLEPVVSFEGTDFTYDQDVNANGLVVSRDGRTAVVAKTRTGQLFRVGLTDGSVELIDLRGGSVAGDGLLLDGNRLLASEWTADPQSVVTVRLDRDLRSGTVVSRTTDPSFDDPTTIARAGRDLLVVNSQFETRSAGGTPEPFTVSRIPVP is encoded by the coding sequence ATGCGATCCAGACTCACGACCGCCCTCGCCACCGTCGCGGCACTCACGCTCGTGACCGCCGTCCCGGCGTCCGCGCACGGCCCGCACGGGCACGGCTCCGAGCGGCCCACGACGTACCTGCTCGACCCCGTCGGCCCCGCCGCGGACGACGTCTACCCCGAGGGCATCGCCACGCGCGGCGACGACTTCTACGTCAGCAGCACGACCGACGGGACCATCTACCGGGGCAACCTCGACGACCCGACCGCCACGCCGTTCCTGCCCGGTGGGCAGGACGGGCGCGCGATGGCCGTCGGGCTGAAGGTCGACGGCCGGACGCTGCTCGTCGCCGGGGGCGCCACCGGCCGCGTGTGGGCGTACGACCTGCGGACGCGCGAGCTGACCGGGTCGTGGCAGGTCGTGCAGGACGGCACGCCGACGTTCGTCAACGACCTCGCCGTCAGCCCGCGCGGTGACGTGTACGTCACCGACTCCATGCGCCCGGTGCTCTACCGGATCGCCGCCCGCGAGCGCACGACGACGGGCACGGAGCTGCTGGAGCCGGTCGTGTCGTTCGAGGGCACCGACTTCACGTACGACCAGGACGTCAACGCCAACGGCCTCGTGGTCTCGCGCGACGGGCGGACCGCGGTCGTCGCGAAGACCCGCACCGGGCAGCTCTTCCGCGTCGGGCTGACCGACGGGAGCGTCGAGCTGATCGACCTGCGCGGCGGGTCCGTCGCGGGCGACGGGCTGCTGCTCGACGGCAACCGGCTGCTCGCGTCCGAGTGGACGGCCGACCCGCAGTCGGTCGTGACCGTGCGCCTCGACCGGGACCTCCGGTCCGGGACCGTCGTGTCGCGCACGACCGACCCGTCGTTCGACGACCCGACGACCATCGCCCGCGCCGGGCGCGACCTGCTCGTGGTGAACAGCCAGTTCGAGACGCGGTCGGCCGGCGGGACGCCGGAGCCGTTCACGGTGTCCCGCATCCCGGTCCCCTGA
- the pabB gene encoding aminodeoxychorismate synthase component I — MSAVTERPLSAIRTLTGVHRETVELDEPFVDVVRRFAHLPGTVALLSGGDLDSARHHVLGVDPWLTLRGHRARTTLVDGDRRVDLDEDPFAALQRVLRHVTLPADDSLPLTGGLLGYLAYDLKDCLEDLPRTSVDDLGLPLMHLVAPTVLLVHDRVTATTTLLVMRLQDDDDAAVARRVGRFTAALHAPAPGPAPAPQPAGPGTSVFTRSEYLAAVEAIRAYIVEGDVYQVNMSQRFQAPFTADPFDRFATMFAANPAPFFAYVDAGDHQVVSTSPERFLRLRDGTVETRPIKGTRPRGATPAEDDLLRAELRESPKEDAELSMIVDLLRNDIGKVCRPGSVRVAEHKRLETYRNVHHLVSTVTGELDPGTDAVDLLRATFPGGSITGCPKIRAMEVIDELEPVRRHVYTGSIGYLGFDGAMDLSIAIRTATFTGDRAVFSVGGGIVIDSDAVSEFEETLHKGRTLMDALHAGGAERDEPTVWQDGAFLPRSAATVPVDSEGLAYGFGFFETLRVEAGRPVLLHAHVARFERAWRELFGGTPPDVTWADVIARLVERNGLGATTAVVKLVAAAGNAPGTPPARTLFASAKPYAPRSALTRYGGLRLRTYPHARHTHLADHKTLNHLYYRLAGQWADRHDADEAVVLNADGTVSETSSGTLCAVHGGTVRFATSEHALRGTTAEHVRRVLADRGFVVEDARQTVEDLLAADQVLVMNALMGVVPAVSLDGTALDADPTLAEELTRAVLGG; from the coding sequence ATGAGCGCCGTGACCGAGCGGCCGCTGTCCGCGATCCGCACGCTGACGGGGGTCCACCGCGAGACCGTCGAGCTGGACGAGCCGTTCGTCGACGTGGTGCGCCGCTTCGCGCACCTGCCGGGAACGGTCGCGCTGCTCAGCGGTGGCGACCTGGACAGCGCACGGCACCACGTCCTGGGGGTGGACCCGTGGCTGACGCTGCGCGGGCACCGCGCGCGGACCACCCTCGTCGACGGCGACCGGCGGGTCGACCTGGACGAGGACCCCTTCGCCGCGCTGCAGCGCGTGCTGCGGCACGTCACCCTGCCCGCGGACGACTCGCTGCCGCTGACCGGCGGGCTCCTGGGCTACCTCGCGTACGACCTGAAGGACTGCCTGGAGGACCTGCCGCGGACCAGCGTCGACGACCTGGGGCTGCCGCTGATGCACCTCGTGGCGCCCACGGTCCTGCTGGTCCACGACCGGGTCACGGCGACGACGACGCTCCTGGTGATGCGCCTGCAGGACGACGACGACGCTGCCGTCGCACGACGGGTGGGACGGTTCACGGCGGCGTTGCACGCACCGGCCCCGGGTCCCGCGCCCGCGCCGCAACCGGCGGGGCCGGGCACGTCGGTCTTCACCCGGAGCGAGTACCTCGCCGCCGTCGAGGCGATCCGCGCCTACATCGTCGAGGGCGACGTCTACCAGGTGAACATGTCGCAGCGCTTCCAGGCACCGTTCACGGCCGACCCGTTCGACCGCTTCGCGACGATGTTCGCGGCCAACCCGGCGCCGTTCTTCGCGTACGTCGACGCGGGGGACCACCAGGTCGTCTCGACCTCCCCGGAGCGGTTCCTGCGGCTGCGGGACGGCACGGTGGAGACGCGCCCCATCAAGGGGACCCGGCCGCGCGGCGCGACCCCCGCGGAGGACGACCTGCTGCGGGCCGAGCTGCGGGAGAGCCCGAAGGAGGACGCGGAGCTGTCGATGATCGTCGACCTGCTCCGCAACGACATCGGCAAGGTCTGCCGCCCGGGCTCGGTGCGCGTGGCCGAGCACAAGCGCCTCGAGACCTACCGCAACGTCCACCACCTCGTCTCGACGGTGACCGGCGAGCTCGACCCCGGGACGGACGCCGTCGACCTGCTGCGCGCCACCTTCCCCGGCGGGTCGATCACCGGGTGCCCCAAGATCCGGGCGATGGAGGTCATCGACGAGCTCGAGCCCGTGCGTCGGCACGTGTACACGGGCAGCATCGGCTACCTGGGGTTCGACGGCGCGATGGACCTGTCGATCGCGATCCGCACCGCGACGTTCACCGGCGACAGGGCCGTGTTCTCCGTCGGCGGCGGCATCGTCATCGACTCCGACGCAGTGAGCGAGTTCGAGGAGACGCTGCACAAGGGGCGCACGCTCATGGACGCCCTGCACGCCGGCGGAGCGGAGCGCGACGAGCCGACCGTCTGGCAGGACGGCGCGTTCCTGCCGCGCTCGGCCGCGACCGTGCCGGTCGACAGCGAGGGCCTGGCGTACGGCTTCGGGTTCTTCGAGACGCTGCGCGTCGAGGCGGGGCGGCCGGTGCTGCTGCACGCGCACGTCGCACGCTTCGAGCGCGCGTGGCGTGAGCTGTTCGGCGGGACGCCGCCGGACGTGACGTGGGCGGACGTGATCGCCCGGCTCGTCGAGCGCAACGGGCTCGGGGCCACGACCGCCGTGGTCAAGCTCGTCGCCGCCGCGGGCAACGCGCCCGGCACGCCACCGGCGCGGACGCTGTTCGCGTCCGCCAAGCCCTACGCCCCGCGCTCCGCCCTGACGCGCTACGGCGGCCTGCGTCTGCGGACGTACCCGCACGCCCGGCACACGCACCTCGCCGACCACAAGACCCTGAACCACCTGTACTACCGGCTCGCCGGGCAGTGGGCGGACCGCCACGACGCCGACGAGGCGGTGGTGCTCAACGCCGACGGCACGGTGTCCGAGACCAGCTCGGGGACGCTCTGCGCGGTGCACGGCGGCACGGTGCGGTTCGCGACGTCCGAGCACGCGCTGCGCGGCACGACCGCCGAGCACGTCCGGCGCGTCCTGGCGGACCGGGGGTTCGTCGTCGAGGACGCCCGTCAGACGGTCGAGGACCTGCTGGCTGCCGACCAGGTGCTCGTGATGAACGCGCTCATGGGCGTCGTCCCGGCGGTGAGCCTCGACGGCACGGCGCTCGACGCGGACCCGACGCTGGCCGAGGAGCTCACCAGGGCGGTGCTGGGCGGCTGA
- a CDS encoding anthranilate synthase component II has product MSARLVVIDNYDSFTFNLVQMFRRYDLDVAVFRADALSVQDVAQEAPDYVLVSPGPRAPRDAGISTDLVRRLHDQVPILGVCLGMQCIVEALGGSTVHAPVPMHGKTSRVHHDGTGLFAGVPEALTVARYHSLATTGFADELRVNARSEDGVAMGVQHVRHPLSGVQFHPESFLTEHGFTLIENFLRTGPLAGSLP; this is encoded by the coding sequence ATGAGTGCCCGGCTCGTCGTCATCGACAACTACGACTCGTTCACGTTCAACCTCGTCCAGATGTTCCGCAGGTACGACCTGGACGTCGCGGTGTTCCGCGCGGACGCGCTCTCGGTGCAGGACGTCGCGCAGGAGGCCCCCGACTACGTCCTCGTGAGCCCGGGCCCCCGGGCCCCGCGGGACGCCGGGATCTCCACCGACCTCGTGCGCCGGCTCCACGACCAGGTCCCGATCCTCGGGGTGTGCCTGGGCATGCAGTGCATCGTCGAGGCGCTGGGCGGCAGCACCGTGCACGCCCCGGTGCCGATGCACGGCAAGACGAGCCGTGTGCACCACGACGGCACGGGGCTGTTCGCGGGGGTCCCCGAGGCGCTCACCGTCGCGCGGTACCACTCGCTGGCCACCACGGGCTTCGCCGACGAGCTGCGGGTCAACGCGCGCTCGGAGGACGGCGTCGCCATGGGGGTGCAGCACGTGCGACACCCGCTGTCCGGCGTCCAGTTCCACCCCGAGAGCTTCCTCACCGAGCACGGGTTCACGCTGATCGAGAACTTCCTGCGGACCGGTCCGCTGGCAGGATCCCTCCCATGA
- a CDS encoding response regulator, whose protein sequence is MSQDAGGSLRVVVADDQMLVRMGLSTMLATEPGIEVVGQAADGATAVELARELRPDVVCMDIRMPGTDGITATRQLCGPDVEDPIPVLVLTTFDVDEYLFGALEAGASGFLLKDAEPATLVEAVRSVAAGHGMLANELTRRVLREVVTRRRTQPVTAARATELLSPRELDIVLLLAQGMSNEDIARELFLEVSTVKSHLARVMPKLGVKSRLQAVVWAYQNGIVDVTG, encoded by the coding sequence ATGAGCCAGGACGCCGGTGGCAGCCTGCGGGTGGTCGTCGCGGACGACCAGATGCTGGTCCGCATGGGGCTGTCCACGATGCTCGCGACGGAGCCCGGCATCGAGGTCGTCGGGCAGGCCGCCGACGGTGCGACAGCCGTCGAGCTCGCCCGGGAGCTGCGGCCCGACGTGGTCTGCATGGACATCCGCATGCCCGGCACCGACGGCATCACCGCGACGCGCCAGCTGTGCGGCCCGGACGTCGAGGACCCGATCCCGGTGCTGGTGCTGACGACCTTCGACGTCGACGAGTACCTGTTCGGTGCGCTGGAGGCCGGTGCGTCGGGCTTCCTGCTGAAGGACGCCGAGCCCGCGACCCTGGTCGAGGCCGTCCGCTCGGTGGCCGCCGGGCACGGCATGCTCGCCAACGAGCTGACCCGGCGGGTCCTGCGCGAGGTCGTCACGCGCCGCCGGACGCAGCCCGTGACGGCGGCGCGCGCCACCGAGCTGCTGTCGCCGCGCGAGCTCGACATCGTCCTGCTGCTCGCGCAGGGCATGTCCAACGAGGACATCGCGCGCGAGCTCTTCCTCGAGGTGTCGACCGTGAAGTCGCACCTGGCCCGCGTGATGCCCAAGCTCGGCGTGAAGTCGCGGCTGCAGGCCGTGGTGTGGGCGTACCAGAACGGGATCGTCGACGTTACCGGGTGA
- a CDS encoding sensor histidine kinase: protein MIEDPAAHRRRPTDVVPVVCWVLSLALLSASVVIIQADPQTSHGVPGFGDAAWWWAVAVLSLQAVALAGLGRHPRAALLAVAAGVPAMFVVGGDAIGVGLVTVMVATYRAVLARPARRLLATLLGAAALVAAGVAAATVRSGGEGWVVVVAGLLQGVAAVGLPFVLGSVVAARHDALTALAATADAQDRERDALVQVAVERERTAMARELHDIAAHHLSGIAVMTGAIGRQIDVDPEGAKVAVAQVREQSTAMLRDLRNLVVLLRDVDAPVEPGGPVRMETLAGIDDLVAGAQAAGLPVSLTTAGPVGELAASGAVGPLAQLAAYRVVQEALANAARHAPGARCEVRLDASDEGRVDVVVRNGRPAAGQGPAHHDPGYGLVGMQERAELTGATLRFGATLEGGWQVTLSVPTAVATAVPDEPTTSEEEGR, encoded by the coding sequence GTGATCGAGGATCCCGCTGCGCACCGCCGCCGGCCGACCGACGTGGTGCCGGTGGTGTGCTGGGTGCTGTCGCTCGCGCTGCTCTCGGCCTCCGTGGTCATCATCCAGGCCGACCCCCAGACCTCACACGGTGTCCCCGGCTTCGGCGACGCCGCCTGGTGGTGGGCGGTCGCCGTGCTCTCGCTCCAGGCGGTCGCGCTGGCGGGGTTGGGCCGGCACCCGCGGGCCGCGCTCCTCGCCGTCGCGGCCGGTGTACCCGCGATGTTCGTCGTGGGCGGGGACGCGATCGGTGTCGGGCTGGTGACGGTGATGGTCGCGACGTACCGGGCGGTGCTCGCTCGGCCCGCCCGGCGCCTGCTCGCGACCCTGCTGGGCGCCGCGGCGCTGGTCGCCGCCGGGGTGGCCGCCGCCACGGTCCGCAGTGGAGGAGAGGGCTGGGTCGTGGTCGTCGCCGGACTGCTGCAGGGCGTGGCGGCGGTCGGCCTGCCGTTCGTCCTCGGCAGCGTCGTCGCCGCCCGGCACGACGCGCTGACGGCCCTGGCCGCCACGGCCGACGCGCAGGACCGCGAGCGGGACGCCCTGGTGCAGGTGGCGGTCGAGCGCGAGCGGACCGCGATGGCGCGGGAGCTGCACGACATCGCGGCGCACCACCTCTCGGGGATCGCGGTGATGACGGGCGCGATCGGCCGGCAGATCGACGTGGACCCGGAGGGCGCCAAGGTCGCGGTGGCGCAGGTGCGCGAGCAGAGCACCGCGATGCTGCGGGACCTGCGCAACCTGGTCGTGCTGCTGCGCGACGTCGACGCACCCGTCGAGCCGGGCGGTCCCGTGCGGATGGAGACCCTGGCGGGGATCGACGACCTCGTCGCCGGCGCGCAGGCGGCCGGCCTGCCGGTGTCGCTCACGACGGCGGGGCCCGTGGGGGAGCTCGCCGCGTCCGGTGCCGTCGGTCCGCTGGCCCAGCTCGCGGCGTACCGCGTCGTGCAGGAGGCGCTCGCCAACGCCGCCCGCCACGCGCCCGGGGCGCGGTGCGAGGTGCGGCTCGACGCGAGCGACGAGGGCCGCGTGGACGTCGTGGTCCGCAACGGCCGGCCCGCTGCGGGGCAGGGCCCGGCGCACCACGACCCCGGCTACGGTCTGGTCGGGATGCAGGAGCGTGCCGAGCTCACGGGTGCGACCCTGCGGTTCGGGGCCACCCTCGAGGGCGGGTGGCAGGTCACGCTGTCGGTCCCCACGGCCGTCGCCACGGCCGTGCCCGACGAGCCGACGACGAGCGAGGAGGAGGGCCGATGA
- a CDS encoding CYTH and CHAD domain-containing protein — MPEVRLSVDDGHDLPSLAVLAASPDDSLPLISGEPEQHVLRTTYVDTADLLLARHGITLRRRVGGGGGGWYLQVAGGAPGPGGVRLPPGRAGSAVPDELQRLVRARTGGRPLAAVARVMTGRTVHRVFDATDREVLELVDDRVSARRILPVDGSGEAAGAEVTWREVTVRAPDGADERLAAVAGALGEGGPTEEPTTTSELARVLDLGTPAEQDGRPPRSSPTRKPSTSSVVVAYLAEQLEQIRSQDLLVRLGAPGSVHRMRVATRRSRSALATFRAAFDPDVVGPLRGELRWLAGVLGDVRDAEVVSDRVSEALVAGSADTAIGPGPAETDARSAHAAARTAMLGALEGDRYDRVLDTLGELVAAPPTTERGDRPAGKALRRGIATEYADVRRLMKRAMATAEPEERARLLHDARKAAKRTRYAAELAGDVLGAEAVAFAAAMESMQEALGEYQDTVVLRAHLRERAEATTDPAAAFTYGRMHALEEVRAREVEGRLPSVWAAASRKRLRRWLR, encoded by the coding sequence ATGCCCGAGGTGAGGCTCTCCGTCGATGACGGCCACGACCTGCCGAGCCTCGCCGTGCTCGCCGCGTCTCCGGACGACTCCCTGCCGCTGATCAGCGGCGAGCCGGAGCAGCACGTGCTGCGCACCACGTACGTCGACACGGCGGACCTGCTCCTCGCCCGGCACGGGATCACCCTGCGTCGACGCGTCGGGGGAGGAGGCGGCGGCTGGTACCTGCAGGTCGCGGGTGGTGCGCCCGGGCCTGGCGGGGTCCGTCTGCCGCCCGGGCGGGCCGGGAGCGCCGTGCCCGACGAGCTGCAGCGGCTGGTGCGGGCCCGCACCGGGGGCCGGCCACTCGCCGCGGTCGCCAGGGTCATGACCGGGCGCACCGTCCACCGGGTGTTCGACGCGACGGACCGGGAGGTCCTCGAGCTGGTGGACGACCGCGTCAGTGCCCGTCGGATCCTGCCGGTCGACGGCTCCGGTGAGGCCGCGGGCGCCGAGGTGACGTGGCGCGAGGTCACGGTCAGGGCGCCGGACGGGGCTGACGAGCGACTGGCCGCTGTCGCCGGTGCGCTGGGCGAGGGTGGTCCGACCGAGGAGCCGACGACCACCTCCGAGCTCGCCCGCGTCCTGGACCTCGGGACACCCGCGGAGCAGGACGGACGCCCGCCGCGCAGCAGCCCGACCAGGAAGCCCTCGACGAGCAGCGTGGTCGTGGCCTACCTGGCGGAGCAGCTCGAGCAGATCCGGTCCCAGGACCTCCTGGTCCGGCTGGGTGCGCCCGGGAGCGTCCACCGGATGCGCGTGGCGACCCGGAGGTCGCGCAGCGCCCTGGCCACGTTCCGCGCGGCGTTCGACCCGGACGTGGTCGGGCCGTTGCGGGGCGAGCTGCGGTGGCTGGCGGGGGTCCTGGGCGACGTCCGCGATGCCGAGGTCGTGAGCGACCGGGTGAGCGAGGCCCTCGTGGCGGGGTCGGCGGACACCGCGATCGGACCCGGTCCGGCCGAGACGGATGCGCGGTCCGCCCATGCCGCAGCCCGGACGGCGATGCTGGGGGCGCTCGAGGGCGACCGGTACGACCGCGTGCTCGACACCCTCGGGGAGCTCGTGGCCGCTCCACCCACGACGGAGCGGGGTGACCGGCCGGCGGGCAAGGCGCTGCGGCGCGGGATCGCGACCGAGTACGCCGACGTGCGTCGGCTCATGAAGCGCGCGATGGCGACGGCGGAGCCGGAGGAGCGCGCTCGTCTGCTCCACGACGCCCGCAAGGCCGCGAAGCGCACGCGGTACGCGGCCGAGCTCGCCGGGGACGTCCTCGGTGCCGAGGCCGTCGCCTTCGCTGCGGCGATGGAGAGCATGCAGGAGGCGCTGGGGGAGTACCAGGACACGGTCGTGCTGCGAGCCCACCTGCGGGAGCGGGCCGAGGCGACGACCGACCCGGCCGCCGCGTTCACCTACGGTCGCATGCACGCCCTGGAAGAGGTCCGGGCGCGGGAGGTGGAGGGTCGGTTGCCGTCCGTCTGGGCCGCGGCCAGCCGGAAGCGGCTGCGCCGCTGGCTGCGCTGA
- a CDS encoding SMP-30/gluconolactonase/LRE family protein yields the protein MRSSLTTTLATVVALTLVTAGPAAAHDAQGHERHRPDRPTTYLLDPVGPAADDIYPEGIAARGDEFYVSSTTDGTIYRGDLDEPTATPFLPGGQDGRVVAAGLKVDGRTLFVAGGPTGLVWAYDLRTRELTGSWQVVQDGTPAFLNDIAIGPRGDVYVTDSARPVLYRIDARERRTSGTELLEPVVSFEGTDFTYDQDINANGIVISRDGRYAVVSKPRTGELFRVGLKDGSVARIDLGGASVAGDGLLLDGRTLLAAEWTAGPPQSVVKVRLDRDLASGTVVSRTTDPTFDDPTTIARAGRSLLAVNSQFEVRFGGGGTPGPFTVTRIAVP from the coding sequence ATGCGCTCCAGCCTCACGACCACCCTCGCCACCGTCGTCGCCCTGACGCTCGTCACCGCCGGCCCGGCCGCTGCTCACGACGCACAGGGGCACGAGCGGCACCGTCCCGACCGGCCGACGACGTACCTGCTCGACCCCGTCGGCCCCGCCGCCGACGACATCTACCCCGAGGGCATCGCCGCCCGGGGCGACGAGTTCTACGTCAGCAGCACGACCGACGGGACGATCTACCGCGGCGACCTCGACGAGCCGACCGCCACACCGTTCCTGCCGGGCGGGCAGGACGGCCGCGTGGTGGCGGCCGGGCTGAAGGTCGACGGCCGCACGCTCTTCGTCGCGGGCGGCCCCACGGGGCTCGTCTGGGCCTACGACCTGCGGACCCGCGAGCTCACGGGGTCCTGGCAGGTCGTGCAGGACGGCACCCCGGCCTTCCTCAACGACATCGCCATCGGCCCGCGCGGCGACGTCTACGTCACGGACTCGGCACGCCCGGTGCTGTACAGGATCGACGCCCGCGAGCGCAGGACGAGCGGCACCGAGCTGCTGGAGCCCGTCGTGTCGTTCGAGGGCACCGACTTCACGTACGACCAGGACATCAACGCCAACGGGATCGTCATCTCGCGCGACGGACGGTACGCAGTGGTCTCGAAGCCCCGGACGGGCGAGCTCTTCCGCGTCGGGCTGAAGGACGGCAGCGTCGCGCGGATCGACCTCGGCGGCGCCTCGGTGGCCGGCGACGGCCTGCTGCTGGACGGCCGCACGCTGCTCGCGGCCGAGTGGACCGCCGGTCCGCCGCAGTCCGTCGTCAAGGTGAGGCTGGACCGGGACCTCGCCTCCGGGACCGTCGTCTCACGCACGACGGACCCCACCTTCGACGACCCGACGACGATCGCCCGCGCCGGGCGCAGCCTGCTCGCGGTCAACAGCCAGTTCGAGGTCCGGTTCGGCGGTGGGGGGACGCCGGGGCCGTTCACGGTGACGCGGATCGCCGTCCCCTGA